ATTCTTCTATGTTTGTAAAATGTTAACAGCTACCACCAGAATCCCAGCAGCAGTTACTTCAGTTGCCAGCTAATATGGTGAGACAGTTAATATCTCGCGCCGCTGCAAGAACAATAAGGAGGATTTTCTTATGAACTCCGGGCAGTATACATGTGTCACACACTGAGCAGATGAATTCTGTTTGCTCTAATCAACTCACCATCACCAGATAACATTGAAACATGTAGGATCCATATGACAGGGCATTGAATTTGTACATAAGCATAAGAATAAGCAGCATAGCTTATGCACATTGCTGATTCAGCAAGAGATTTTGAGCCTTACAATTCATGTTCAGAAGAACTTGTTTTGGATACTATCTGAAAAAATGAAAGTATTCATAGTATCTTCCATGGTATCAACTCTGGCCATGTTCGTTTTCTCTTTTGGGATTGTTCTCTATATGCATGGATGCAaaacatattattattattattatatggaAGCTGTATTATAATTCATTGTATCTCGAATTCGAATATGAAAATGAAGAACACAACAACAAAAACGTTGACTCAATTCTTGTTCAAAGCAAGACGATGCAATCATGCAATATCTTATTGGCGTGTGAGAAGAGTTCTTCAAATACCATGACGAAATTTAAAACGAAATTTCTACATTCCAAGCAATAAAATTTGAGATTGAAATaaatgaatgttaagatgaaaaATTAATTNNNNNNNNNNNNNNNNNNNNATGATTATtcattaatataaattatattatataatttactATATTTCGGATTGAATTTTAATTTGGCTCAAGTTTTGACATTTTGGATTTAATAGGAACTTGCTCAGTTTTGACCAAGTATGTATATCTCTTAAATTTTGTTGAAATTACATAATGAAAATTTAGCATTCAGTTGCTTGGTCTTGGGAGGCAAGTTCCTCTGCCCATTTTTTAGGTAAAGAATGTGAAGTTGTAACATCCAACACTGTTTTCAAGGTCCGCATTGACCACACACACAAATTAAACGCCTTAAACTTTGGATATTACCTTTGAACACTCTCTTTTATCTTTCCATCACTAACCCCTTCCAAAAAAAGCAGCTGTTACTAATTCAACTTCCAtctgaaaataaaacaataaagaaatacgggcctgctacacatacaagtttacaagcttacaagttggcccagcccaaaTAGAACTCACGCGCATAAAGAGAAATAACATGGCGCGTCAAAATCACGCGCTCAACACTCAAACGGTTACGTATGGCAgattcttccacttcttccacttctcaaagcgCTTCGAAAACAAGGAAACCCTCCCATTTTCGAACGaaaatcaaagttcaaaatatacaaatCGTTGTTCAAAACCTCCATCAAAACACCATCAAACTCTCCGTGAAGAATCTGAAGAGAAAACAAAGCAACAATACTCAACGTAAGTTCATTAAGATTcttgtatattttacttttcttCTACGTCGTTCTTCTAGGGTTTACTATTATTCTTGCTTCTTTGTTACACTGTTCTAAGTTCTACGTCGTTCTTCTAAGTTCTACGTCGTTCTACGTTCTTGTTCTAAGTTCTCCTGCTATTGTTGTTGATTTTTGGGGGTTTATTCCGTAGATTGGGGGGTGTATACTGCTTAACCTTGTAATGTGGCTTGATATTGAAGCATGGTTGAGTGATATCTATATGGATGTATCTGAataatatctatgggtgtatctcactgttatcaatgggtgtatcttgctgatatctttgggtgtatctgactcatatatatgggtgtatcttactgttatcaATAGGTGTATCTTGCTATTATTAATGGGTGTATTTGactcatatatatgggtgtatcttactgatgtctttgggtgtatttttcgtttcagagaaaatggcagcaagaaaccaaacaaaagaccttaagtgtgccacACATCTCCTGAGTGATAAGTTCAGAAACATGACTGAGGAGAAGAAGGCAATTGTGAGGGATTTCGGATTCGGTGGGttgatgcacatcccaccactaAGGGTGGATCACCAACTCTTAAGGGAGTTGGCAAACAACTTCAAACTTGGGGAGAACAGACTGAAGACAGGATATGGTTCTTTCCAAATAACACCAAAAAAAATAGGTCatgcgcttggcatcaatgcaacaggtaactagcttaaaattataggtgtatattaagtTGTTGCTTGGGTGTATTTAAGTTTATGGttgggtgtatttgaaccgaCTTGGATACTTTGTTGTCTTCcttttttgtaggagatctatttcctgagaaagttgagtataagaaactttctgatgatgacaaaataatttatagaagattccagggtaagaccctcaaaagtcttaccgATGAAATGATGGAAATCGGCGTTGGCAACGAAGAGGAACGCCTGATGTTCAAGAGGATATTCATCCTCTAcatacagatggcgttccttttgccaacgacgataaacaaaatatcgcccgtgcacctggccccaatttttaagatggagggcatatcggagagaaactggggggcatgttttgaccttcatggtcaagggcatcacagactaccaggagaagaagaagaaggtaatTAATGGCTGCCTCTTCGCCCTGATGATAATCTACTTTCATCTTTCAAAAAACAAATgcaagaagagggctgaaagaccaccaaagccctggattgccaactggactaaggagcagttggtggaaagaatgactgcagaaagagaggaaattttggtaagtaaacataatatgttgggtgtattttatttacctgaatgctgctaaCTAAAATATCTCatgtttcaggggattgtgaagatggtagagacaaaagaaaaaatgaaaaaattgtaTTGAATGAGTTAAACACTCTTTGAAGCATGCCACATCAGTTTTATCATTAAGTACAGacatccgatttttatataatagaatagactAGTGTATGAACCCGTGCTCAGCACGGAAAAATTATATGCTTCgatatttaaaacaaaaatacaaaataattattattttaagaaatttataaaattgttatcaaaatcaaagtttaacttaaaaaaagtgggtaataattattttatattttttatggtaaaataattatacactgatacagaatttaaaataaaattaaaatatttacattagAATACTATTTTTTTAAAGACTTCTCTATAAACAACATTGATGATTGAATTTGCAGACATTCCTACGTGATTCATAAGTAAAACTTTTAAACCTCTCTTACTCTTAAATCTTGAAAGTGCCACATATAGTTGGCCATGTGTAAAAACTAGTTTGGGTAAGTACAATCCAACATGAGATAAAGTTTGTCCCTGAGACTTATTAATTGTCATGGCAAACGATACTATTATGGGAAATTGTCTTCGTTGGAATCTAACTGGGACGGTTTCATTTGTTGGTACCATATTCATTCTTGGAATCAAAGCAATATGACCAACATTGTTACCCGTTAAGACTTCACATTCTATGACATGATTTCCAAGCTTTCTAACTTGTAGCCTTGTACCATTATAAAGACCACCGGATTTGTCAATATTCCTCAGTAACATCACTGGAACACCAACCTTGAGTATTAATTTATGTGGAGGCAAACCAGAGCAATTTATGCTATTCAGTAATTCAGGACCATAGAGATCTAGTTGACTCTCCATATTCCCTTCATCCATACAAATGGAATCCAAACTAAGATATAATTTTTCCCCTCC
The DNA window shown above is from Arachis ipaensis cultivar K30076 chromosome B08, Araip1.1, whole genome shotgun sequence and carries:
- the LOC110265773 gene encoding uncharacterized protein LOC110265773; the encoded protein is MADSSTSSTSQSASKTRKPSHFRTKIKVQNIQIVVQNLHQNTIKLSVKNLKRKQSNNTQQKMAARNQTKDLKCATHLLSDKFRNMTEEKKAIVRDFGFGGLMHIPPLRVDHQLLRELANNFKLGENRLKTGYGSFQITPKKIGHALGINATGDLFPEKVEYKKLSDDDKIIYRRFQGKTLKSLTDEMMEIGVGNEEERLMFKRIFILYIQMAFLLPTTINKISPVHLAPIFKMEGISERNWGACFDLHGQGHHRLPGEEEEGN
- the LOC107611642 gene encoding ATP-dependent DNA helicase PIF1-like; this translates as MSSKNFFKARTILAPTLDIVEEVNNHLMAIIPGGEKLYLSLDSICMDEGNMESQLDLYGPELLNSINCSGLPPHKLILKVGVPVMLLRNIDKSGGLYNGTRLQVRKLGNHVIECEVLTGNNVGHIALIPRMNMVPTNETVPVRFQRRQFPIIVSFAMTINKSQGQTLSHVGLYLPKLVFTHGQLYVALSRFKSKRGLKVLLMNHVGMSANSIINVVYREVFKKIVF